One segment of Struthio camelus isolate bStrCam1 chromosome 25, bStrCam1.hap1, whole genome shotgun sequence DNA contains the following:
- the PRR29 gene encoding proline-rich protein 29, protein MDMEKAEEPNGTWGETLAETYVIPHEGALQIPQQPLMILQQLPGTIAALARPTRCPHIREDLIELMMIQNSQMHQVVMNSLAVSALTSFGFGLSPSTAQMTVVPWQTDGEGEAVVFHHHYIPYSDPPPMLAWPVQAPAQARRPAAIRYLGPVSAAKDGETSAVPPPPPPSATGTVGANVPPASEYYDLVEGRL, encoded by the exons ATGGACATGGAGAAGGCGGAGGAACCCAACGGGACCTGGGGGGAGACCCTAGCAGAGACCTATGTCATCCCGCATGAG GGGGCTctgcagattccccagcagccgTTGATGATCCTCCAGCAGCTTCCTGGGACCATCGCTGCCCTGGCTCGGCCCACCAGATGCCCACACATCCGGGAAG ATTTAATCGAGTTGATGATGATTCAAAACTCCCAAATGCACCAGGTGGTGATGAACAGCCTAGCTGTGTCGGCACTGACGTCCTTTGGGTTCGGGCTATCTCCATCCACCGCCCAG ATGACTGTGGTGCCTTGGCAGACTGACGGGGAAGGAGAAGCTGTGGTGTTTCACCATCACTACATCCCCTACTCCGATCCCCCTCCCATGCTGGCCTGGCCTGTACAAGCACCAGCACAGGCACGGAGACCAGCTGCCATACGCTACCTGGGCCCAGTCTCAGCAGCCAAGGATGGGGAGAC GAGTGCAGTGCCTCCTCCACCACCCCCCAGCGCTACAGGGACCGTGGGAGCCAATGTCCCGCCAGCCTCAG aataCTACGACTTGGTGGAGGGCAGGCTGTGA